A single region of the Vicia villosa cultivar HV-30 ecotype Madison, WI linkage group LG4, Vvil1.0, whole genome shotgun sequence genome encodes:
- the LOC131597200 gene encoding uncharacterized protein LOC131597200, translating into MIIVTINIRGGGNLIKRKGIGYLNQSNRTDVCFLQETKLTTFSQKFAEDFWGAKDVDWTHKHSEGASGGSVILWRKNSLNLIQSFKGVGFLGLKVKCKSSGVSINLVNIYAPCTSLGRRKMWLQLSDLKRNAVGEEWCIGGDYNSVLFKEERLGKHGGHQGKDSEAFHRFVEKMELIDLPSVGGRFTWFSGAGNAMSRLDRFLLSDSLISL; encoded by the coding sequence ATGATCATTGTCACCATCAATATTAGAGGAGGGGGAAATCTGATTAAAAGAAAGGGCATTGGCTACCTGAATCAATCAAACAGAACTGATGTTTGCTTTTTGCAGGAAACAAAGCTAACTACTTTTTCTCAAAAGTTTGCAGAAGATTTTTGGGGAGCAAAAGATGTGGATTGGACGCATAAGCACTCTGAAGGAGCTTCGGGAGGCTCTGTGATTTTGTGgcgtaaaaactctctgaacttaattcaaagcttcaaaggGGTGGGTTTTCTTGGCTTGAAGGTGAAGTGTAAATCCTCAGGGGTGAGTATAAATCTTGTCAACATTTATGCTCCCTGCACCTCTTTGGGGAGAAGAAAGATGTGGTTGCAATTGTCAGATCTGAAAAGGAATGCTGTTGGGGAGGAATGGTGTATAGGCGGGGATTACAATTCAGTTCTTTTCAAAGAGGAGAGGTTAGGCAAACATGGTGGTCATCAGGGCAAAGATAGTGAAGCCTTTCATCGTTTTGTCGAGAAGATGGAGTTAATTGATCTTCCAAGTGTGGGCGGTAGATTCACCTGGTTCAGTGGTGCTGGCAATGCCATGAGTAGGTTAGATCGGTTCTTGTTATCAGACTCCTTAATTTCCTTATAG